In Candidatus Sodalis pierantonius str. SOPE, one DNA window encodes the following:
- the fabB gene encoding beta-ketoacyl-ACP synthase I, whose protein sequence is MKRVVITGLGILSSIGNDQKEVLAALQQGRSGITFSQELKDSGMRSHVWGNVKLDTTGLIDRKMARFMSDASVYAFLSMEQAVADSGLTPDMVSNDRTGLIVGSGGGSPRNQVAGSDGMRARGLRGVGPYMVTKAMASGVSACLATPFKIRGVNYSISSACSTSAHCIGNAVEMIQLGKQDVVFAGGGEELCWEMACEFDAMGALSTRYNETPQKASRTYDVNRDGFVIAGGGGIVVVEELEHALARGAHIYAEIIGYGATSDGVDMVAPSGEGAIRCMHMALKEVDTPVDYLNVHGTSTPVGDVKELWAIRETFGSQHPAFSSTKAMTGHSLGAAGVHETIFTLLMLEHGFIAPSINIDELDPQAEGMNVITEPTQRTLTTVMSNSFGFGGTNATLVMRKYR, encoded by the coding sequence ATGAAACGTGTTGTGATTACCGGCCTGGGGATCTTATCAAGTATCGGTAACGACCAAAAAGAAGTCCTGGCCGCGTTGCAACAAGGCCGCTCCGGGATTACCTTTTCCCAGGAATTGAAAGATTCCGGCATGCGCAGCCATGTCTGGGGCAATGTCAAACTCGATACTACCGGGCTGATTGATCGCAAAATGGCGCGCTTTATGAGTGATGCCTCTGTCTACGCCTTCCTGTCCATGGAGCAGGCGGTTGCCGATTCCGGCCTAACCCCCGACATGGTCTCCAACGATCGCACCGGCCTTATCGTGGGCTCCGGCGGCGGCTCGCCGCGCAATCAGGTTGCCGGATCCGACGGCATGCGCGCCCGCGGTTTGCGCGGCGTGGGGCCCTATATGGTCACCAAAGCCATGGCCTCCGGCGTATCGGCGTGTCTGGCGACGCCTTTTAAAATCCGCGGCGTCAATTATTCCATCAGTTCCGCCTGTTCGACCTCCGCGCACTGTATCGGCAATGCGGTGGAAATGATCCAGCTCGGCAAACAAGATGTGGTCTTCGCCGGCGGCGGTGAAGAGCTGTGCTGGGAAATGGCCTGTGAATTCGATGCCATGGGGGCGTTATCCACCCGCTACAACGAAACGCCGCAGAAAGCGTCGCGCACCTATGACGTCAATCGCGACGGCTTTGTTATCGCCGGCGGTGGCGGTATCGTGGTCGTGGAAGAGCTGGAGCACGCCCTGGCCCGCGGCGCCCATATCTATGCCGAAATCATCGGTTATGGCGCGACCTCCGACGGCGTGGACATGGTAGCGCCGTCCGGCGAAGGCGCCATCCGTTGTATGCATATGGCGCTGAAAGAGGTAGATACGCCGGTGGATTATCTTAACGTCCATGGCACCTCCACCCCGGTCGGCGACGTGAAAGAGCTGTGGGCGATTCGTGAAACCTTCGGCAGCCAGCATCCGGCGTTCTCCTCCACCAAAGCGATGACCGGCCACTCGCTGGGCGCAGCAGGGGTGCATGAGACGATCTTTACGCTGCTGATGTTGGAGCATGGTTTCATCGCTCCGAGCATCAATATTGACGAACTCGATCCGCAGGCGGAAGGGATGAATGTCATCACCGAGCCGACCCAGCGCACCTTGACTACCGTGATGAGCAACAGCTTTGGTTTCGGCGGCACCAACGCCACGCTTGTTATGCGGAAATACCGCTGA